A region from the uncultured Holophaga sp. genome encodes:
- a CDS encoding MFS transporter: MSAFRALRHRDFSIYFSGQLVSLIGTWMQNIALGWWVYRLTDKVSLLGLVMFAAQAPTVLLSPLGGLVADRVPARTLLLITQSAYLVQALALTALAFSGTPSMALILGLAILSGVITAFDLPGRQVLVAEVVDTETLPNAIALQSAIFHGSRVVGPFLALHIVQLSSEGWCFLVNAISYLASLLALALLRTRYRPESTMRPRPLVQLSEGLRFIWGQASIRHLMGLLALVVGLGMPFTTMLPALAQGVLHIDARGLGWLVVCSGVGATAGAMLLATRKRPQGLDRIILAAALFFALSLAAFAQVRTLLPAMLLLPLASFGLVAFNTATNTLIQVLTPAAMRGRITALYSMIFMSAMPLGILGTGFIAQRIGLPHTLVLGAAGCLLGAILFALLLPKQPQPLPETNLPA, translated from the coding sequence ATGTCCGCGTTCCGCGCACTCAGACACCGCGACTTCAGCATCTACTTCTCGGGGCAGCTCGTCTCCCTGATCGGGACCTGGATGCAGAACATCGCCCTCGGCTGGTGGGTCTACCGGTTGACGGACAAGGTCTCCCTCCTGGGGCTCGTCATGTTCGCCGCGCAGGCCCCTACCGTCCTCCTTTCCCCCCTGGGGGGCCTGGTGGCTGACCGGGTGCCTGCCCGTACCCTGCTTCTGATCACCCAGAGCGCCTACCTCGTCCAGGCCCTGGCCCTAACCGCCCTGGCCTTCTCCGGCACCCCCTCCATGGCCTTGATCCTCGGCCTGGCTATCCTCTCGGGGGTCATCACCGCCTTTGACCTGCCGGGGCGCCAGGTCCTGGTGGCCGAGGTGGTCGATACCGAGACCCTCCCCAACGCCATCGCCCTCCAGAGCGCCATCTTCCATGGAAGCCGGGTCGTGGGGCCCTTCCTCGCCCTCCACATCGTCCAGCTCAGCAGCGAGGGCTGGTGCTTCCTGGTCAATGCCATCAGCTACCTGGCCAGCCTGCTGGCCCTGGCCCTTCTCCGGACCCGCTACCGCCCGGAGAGCACCATGCGGCCCCGGCCCCTCGTCCAGCTCTCCGAAGGGCTCCGTTTCATCTGGGGGCAAGCCTCTATCCGCCACCTCATGGGCCTCCTCGCCCTGGTGGTCGGTCTGGGCATGCCCTTCACCACCATGCTCCCAGCCCTGGCCCAGGGCGTCCTGCACATCGATGCCCGGGGACTGGGCTGGCTGGTGGTCTGTTCCGGTGTGGGAGCCACGGCCGGCGCCATGCTCCTGGCCACCCGCAAACGCCCCCAGGGACTGGACCGGATCATCCTGGCCGCCGCGCTCTTCTTCGCCCTCTCCCTGGCCGCCTTCGCCCAGGTCCGCACCCTCCTGCCCGCCATGCTCCTGCTGCCGCTCGCCAGCTTCGGCCTGGTGGCCTTCAACACGGCCACCAACACCCTGATCCAGGTGCTGACCCCGGCGGCCATGCGTGGCCGGATCACGGCGCTCTACAGCATGATCTTCATGAGCGCCATGCCCCTGGGGATCCTGGGGACAGGCTTCATCGCCCAGCGGATCGGACTCCCCCACACCCTGGTCCTGGGGGCAGCGGGCTGCCTGCTCGGGGCCATCCTCTTCGCCCTGCTCCTCCCGAAACAGCCCCAGCCCCTGCCGGAGACCAACCTCCCTGCCTGA
- a CDS encoding arsinothricin resistance N-acetyltransferase ArsN1 family B, protein MIRPATPADAAALASIYNPYITDTVITFEEEAVDAAEMEARIRKISQTYPFIVWEEEGQVLGYAYASSWRTRHAYRFAVETTVYVDQAHFRKGLGERLYRELVIQMRQFGFHSALGCLALPNPPSEALHEKLGFRKVAHMKEAGRKFEQWVDVGFWELLLDRES, encoded by the coding sequence TTGATCCGCCCCGCCACACCCGCCGATGCCGCCGCCCTGGCCAGCATCTACAATCCCTACATCACCGACACCGTCATCACCTTCGAAGAGGAGGCGGTGGATGCAGCTGAGATGGAGGCGCGGATCCGGAAGATCAGCCAGACCTACCCCTTCATCGTCTGGGAGGAGGAAGGTCAGGTACTCGGTTATGCCTACGCCTCGTCCTGGCGCACTCGGCACGCCTACCGTTTCGCCGTGGAAACAACGGTTTACGTGGACCAGGCCCACTTCCGCAAAGGGTTGGGCGAGAGGCTCTACCGTGAGCTCGTCATCCAGATGCGCCAGTTCGGGTTCCACTCCGCCCTGGGCTGCCTCGCCCTGCCCAACCCCCCCAGCGAAGCCCTCCACGAAAAGCTGGGTTTCCGGAAGGTCGCCCACATGAAAGAGGCAGGCCGGAAGTTCGAGCAGTGGGTGGATGTGGGCTTCTGGGAGCTGCTTCTGGACCGCGAAAGCTGA
- a CDS encoding exonuclease domain-containing protein, which translates to MKQSAPHVDIAVVDTETTGLYPSHDRIVEIAIILVRADRESGRVQEELGRYEALQDPGFPMPSMAYSVHGISDAMVRGQSIQTKAVEELLGRAQLLVAHNCGFDKGFVSQVMPSSAELTWACSCRGVPWRKHFPVDSARLQHLAEVLAVPKGTAHRAMGDVETTLNLLGTELPGLGITALGHLIRRKLTM; encoded by the coding sequence TTGAAGCAATCCGCACCCCACGTCGACATCGCCGTGGTCGATACCGAGACCACCGGACTCTACCCTTCCCATGACCGCATCGTGGAGATCGCCATCATCCTGGTGAGGGCGGACCGGGAGAGCGGCAGGGTCCAGGAGGAACTGGGCCGCTACGAGGCTCTGCAGGATCCGGGCTTTCCCATGCCCTCCATGGCCTATTCGGTGCATGGCATCAGTGATGCGATGGTGCGGGGGCAGAGCATCCAGACCAAGGCCGTAGAGGAGCTGCTGGGCCGCGCCCAGCTGCTGGTGGCCCACAACTGCGGATTCGACAAGGGGTTCGTCTCCCAGGTGATGCCCTCCAGCGCGGAGCTGACCTGGGCATGCTCCTGCCGGGGCGTCCCCTGGCGCAAACACTTCCCGGTGGACTCCGCCAGGCTGCAACACCTGGCCGAGGTCCTTGCGGTCCCCAAGGGCACCGCCCACCGGGCCATGGGCGATGTCGAGACCACCCTGAACCTGCTGGGCACCGAGCTGCCCGGCCTGGGCATCACCGCCCTGGGGCACCTCATCCGCAGAAAGCTCACGATGTAA
- a CDS encoding M14 family zinc carboxypeptidase: MRRLRGPLSVAALVMPMAAGDLTGYAEMETFLRSVEKPGFITVSEEGRSHQGRAIYLVRIRRTEAPACRVFFYAQQHGDEVAGKEAQLQWIRELASHPELLPEDVDLYLMPMVNPDGAEAHTRLNGVGEDLNRDHLTLAQPETRALHRVARRVMPHLAADSHEFERRPDSYDARGWEFWPLITLDATNHPLVSAPLKAAALERVEGARTLMAGLGIAFNRYAVGGPPPDEELRPSTPEVDDARNSLGTLGAVSFIIESSVRHEAPDPQADLAERVRAYRSLYAYLLGDRPWRERCRGLAEAAQSEPLPPFIATNVFWANLGGRITEVPVRETATGRTLRIPTANAMSDLVVKQSVPTPTGYAVEPRAAARFRPVLEAQGLHYEVLEHSLKVQVEACRLERFEAPADPLYHRHPFRQIVSRGSARERELGPGTLLVTLDQPLARRAIQILEPCMLFGLYSYAGFRALAEADGTLPVLRLVGPQVP, from the coding sequence ATGAGGCGCCTGCGGGGACCTCTGAGTGTCGCAGCCCTGGTCATGCCCATGGCCGCCGGGGACCTGACCGGATATGCCGAGATGGAGACCTTCCTTCGCTCCGTGGAGAAGCCCGGCTTCATCACGGTCTCCGAGGAGGGGCGCAGCCACCAGGGGCGGGCGATCTACCTGGTGCGGATCCGTCGCACCGAGGCCCCGGCCTGCCGCGTCTTCTTCTATGCCCAGCAGCATGGGGACGAGGTTGCGGGAAAGGAGGCCCAGCTCCAGTGGATCCGGGAGCTGGCCTCCCATCCAGAGCTCCTTCCGGAGGATGTGGACCTCTACCTCATGCCCATGGTGAATCCCGACGGGGCGGAGGCCCACACCCGCCTGAATGGGGTGGGGGAGGATCTGAACCGCGATCACTTGACCCTGGCCCAGCCCGAGACCCGGGCCCTGCACCGGGTGGCCCGCCGGGTGATGCCCCACCTCGCCGCCGACAGCCACGAGTTCGAGCGCCGCCCGGACAGCTATGACGCACGGGGCTGGGAGTTCTGGCCCCTCATCACCCTGGATGCCACCAACCACCCCCTGGTCTCCGCGCCCCTGAAGGCCGCCGCCCTGGAGCGGGTCGAGGGGGCCCGCACCCTGATGGCCGGGCTGGGCATCGCCTTCAATCGGTATGCTGTGGGGGGACCCCCCCCTGACGAGGAGCTGCGCCCCTCCACCCCGGAGGTGGACGATGCCCGGAACAGCCTGGGCACCCTGGGGGCGGTCTCCTTCATCATCGAGTCCTCGGTGCGTCATGAAGCTCCCGATCCCCAGGCCGACCTGGCGGAGCGGGTGCGGGCCTATCGCAGTCTCTATGCCTATCTCCTGGGGGACCGCCCCTGGCGGGAGCGCTGCAGGGGCCTGGCTGAGGCAGCCCAAAGCGAGCCCCTGCCCCCCTTCATCGCCACCAATGTCTTCTGGGCCAACCTGGGGGGACGGATCACGGAGGTGCCTGTCCGGGAAACCGCCACGGGACGGACCCTGAGGATTCCCACGGCCAATGCCATGTCGGACCTGGTGGTGAAGCAGAGCGTGCCTACGCCCACCGGATATGCCGTGGAGCCCCGGGCCGCAGCGCGCTTCCGGCCCGTGCTGGAGGCCCAGGGCCTGCATTATGAAGTGCTTGAACACTCCCTGAAGGTGCAGGTGGAGGCCTGCCGCCTGGAGCGCTTCGAGGCGCCCGCCGATCCCCTCTACCACCGGCATCCTTTCCGGCAGATCGTGAGCCGGGGCTCAGCTCGGGAACGGGAGCTGGGCCCGGGCACCCTGCTCGTCACTCTCGATCAGCCCCTGGCCCGCCGGGCCATCCAGATCCTGGAGCCTTGCATGCTCTTCGGTCTGTACAGCTATGCCGGGTTCCGCGCTCTCGCGGAGGCGGACGGCACCCTGCCGGTCCTGCGCCTTGTGGGCCCCCAGGTCCCCTGA
- the iadA gene encoding beta-aspartyl-peptidase, whose protein sequence is MLLIQNADVFAPEPLGTQDLLLGGERILHLEPGIGIPGRYCRTLDARGLLAVPGFIDGHVHMMGGGGESGFASRTPELQLSDAIAGGVTTVVGCLGTDGYTRTMQGLLAKARALEEEGLSTWLFSGSYGIPTASMLGSIEEDILFLDKVIGAGEVAVSDHRSSQPTFEAFAHLVARARRGGMLSGKAGIVNVHLGDGPRGLDLLRRILAETEIPARQMLPTHINRNPTLFEEGIAYAKAGGFVDFTTSTVKAFLDEGEVPCPEALRRMLEAGVDPGQITFTSDGQGSLPEFNGEGVLQGLSLGRVTTLFEAVRTAVRKEGVPLETALRVITANPARILRLPDKGRLARGMDADVVLLEPGSLRIHTVIARGRVMMEAGEIKVRGTFE, encoded by the coding sequence ATGCTGCTGATTCAGAATGCCGATGTCTTCGCGCCGGAGCCCCTGGGTACCCAGGATCTGCTCCTGGGCGGGGAGCGTATCCTCCACCTGGAGCCGGGGATCGGGATCCCGGGGCGCTACTGCAGGACCCTGGATGCCCGGGGCCTCCTGGCCGTACCCGGTTTCATCGACGGGCATGTGCACATGATGGGCGGGGGGGGCGAGAGCGGCTTCGCCAGCCGGACGCCGGAACTCCAGCTCTCGGATGCCATCGCCGGCGGGGTCACCACTGTGGTGGGGTGCCTGGGGACGGATGGCTACACCCGGACCATGCAGGGGCTCCTGGCCAAGGCCAGGGCGCTGGAGGAGGAGGGGCTCAGCACCTGGCTCTTCAGCGGATCCTACGGGATTCCCACGGCCTCCATGCTGGGATCCATCGAGGAGGACATCCTCTTCCTGGACAAGGTCATCGGGGCCGGGGAGGTGGCTGTCTCGGACCACCGCTCCAGTCAGCCGACCTTCGAGGCCTTCGCCCATCTGGTGGCCAGGGCCCGGCGGGGGGGCATGCTCTCGGGCAAGGCCGGCATCGTCAATGTCCACCTGGGGGATGGCCCCCGGGGGCTGGACTTGCTCCGTCGCATCCTCGCCGAGACCGAGATTCCCGCCCGACAGATGCTGCCCACCCACATCAACCGCAACCCCACCCTCTTCGAGGAGGGCATCGCCTACGCCAAGGCCGGTGGCTTCGTGGACTTCACCACCTCCACCGTGAAGGCCTTCCTGGATGAGGGGGAGGTCCCCTGCCCGGAGGCCCTGCGGCGCATGCTGGAGGCCGGGGTGGACCCGGGGCAGATCACCTTCACCTCCGATGGGCAGGGGAGCCTCCCTGAGTTCAATGGTGAGGGGGTGCTCCAGGGGCTCTCCCTGGGGCGGGTCACGACGCTCTTCGAGGCGGTCAGGACTGCGGTCCGGAAGGAGGGGGTCCCCTTGGAGACCGCTCTGCGGGTCATCACCGCGAATCCCGCCCGGATCCTCCGGCTGCCGGACAAGGGTCGCCTGGCCCGGGGCATGGATGCCGATGTGGTTCTGCTGGAGCCCGGCAGCCTCAGGATCCACACCGTCATCGCCCGGGGGCGGGTGATGATGGAGGCGGGGGAGATCAAGGTCCGGGGCACGTTCGAGTAA
- a CDS encoding cyanophycinase: MARLRFLLPLLLPVLLAAAPPAPRGTLVIVGGGGSTPQIDAAFLEAAGGKGARIGVIPVASESPEEILTEWKADLEKAGVLMVPLRVPSREEASSPALLAAARTCTGFWFSGGDQNRTADRVLGTPLHALVMEKYRQGAVVGGTSAGAAIMSHLMFNGEDRFGKEALTEIGEGAYQVREGLGFLPDRIIVDQHFLRRNRENRLISLLMDHRDHLGLGIDEATALVVKGGRARVLGRHFVMVFDPKGMVRKGAGFEGLVVHLLAPGQGLDLRTGAPLREAASR, translated from the coding sequence ATGGCCCGCCTCCGCTTCCTCCTGCCCCTCCTCCTTCCGGTGCTGCTGGCTGCTGCCCCGCCCGCACCCCGGGGCACCCTGGTGATCGTGGGGGGCGGTGGGAGCACACCCCAGATTGATGCGGCCTTCCTGGAGGCCGCTGGAGGGAAGGGCGCCCGGATCGGGGTGATCCCTGTCGCCTCGGAATCACCTGAGGAGATTCTGACGGAGTGGAAGGCGGATCTGGAGAAGGCCGGGGTGCTCATGGTCCCCCTTCGAGTGCCCTCGAGGGAGGAGGCCTCCTCCCCGGCTCTGCTGGCGGCGGCGCGCACCTGCACCGGCTTCTGGTTCTCCGGAGGGGACCAGAACCGCACTGCAGACCGGGTGCTCGGCACGCCTCTCCACGCTCTGGTGATGGAGAAATACCGGCAGGGTGCGGTGGTAGGGGGCACCAGCGCCGGGGCGGCCATCATGTCCCACCTGATGTTCAACGGGGAGGACCGCTTCGGCAAGGAGGCCCTCACCGAGATCGGGGAGGGAGCCTATCAGGTGAGGGAAGGGCTGGGCTTCCTGCCGGACCGCATCATCGTCGATCAGCACTTCCTGAGGCGGAACCGGGAGAACCGGCTCATCAGCCTTCTCATGGATCATCGGGATCATCTGGGGCTGGGCATCGACGAGGCCACAGCCCTGGTAGTGAAGGGGGGGCGGGCCCGGGTGCTGGGCCGGCACTTCGTGATGGTCTTCGATCCTAAGGGCATGGTGCGGAAGGGCGCGGGCTTCGAGGGGCTCGTGGTCCATCTTCTGGCCCCGGGGCAGGGTCTTGATCTCAGGACCGGCGCCCCCCTGCGGGAAGCTGCTTCTCGATGA
- a CDS encoding response regulator: MKILVVDDSSTMRRIIINTLSRIGYSDVVEGDNGKTGLAKLAQGGVEMIITDWNMPEMDGLEFVQNVRGQNPSIPILMVTTNAAKEDIVQALQSGVNNYVVKPFTPDTLKEKIESLLG, translated from the coding sequence TTGAAGATCCTGGTTGTTGACGACTCTTCAACGATGCGCCGCATCATCATCAACACCCTCTCCCGCATTGGCTACAGCGATGTGGTCGAGGGCGACAACGGCAAGACCGGTCTCGCCAAGCTGGCCCAGGGCGGTGTCGAGATGATCATCACCGACTGGAACATGCCCGAGATGGATGGCCTTGAGTTCGTCCAGAACGTCCGCGGCCAGAACCCCAGCATCCCCATCCTGATGGTCACCACCAACGCCGCCAAGGAGGACATCGTCCAGGCCCTCCAGTCCGGCGTCAACAACTACGTGGTGAAGCCCTTCACCCCCGATACCCTCAAGGAGAAGATCGAGTCCCTCCTGGGCTGA
- a CDS encoding M20/M25/M40 family metallo-hydrolase, translating into MKSLLPIFCLLASALGAQDLVVPGPGDRPPMALAPLLDGVDARRLRAEIAFLSDPRQEGRGLGTRGLERVARHLGREMARFGLRPLPGQPSFVQAVPLTRITELGGGLSLPGGRVLHHGVDCLLPQRLPLRLEGRLVDAGLGIREPALGRDDYKGLDIRGKIVLIRPGVPEGEAWRAPGMKEKWDPADAGSRYDSRLAVLESLGAAAVVALDPDFPTRVAQRRDPAFFRPEAGVEIAEEPPLVLAAPAAIPEGRASLEITGRVQRAASLNLVGCIPGSDPALKDQAVVIGAHMDHLGLQGGLLHPGADDNASGVSALLELIRAFAGSAARPRRTLVFAFWTGEEDGKFGSGHYVRHPLWPLAKTRVYLNLDMIGHAWDPGELRALLQEKAPELLPRIRPEFFNDPGYAEWDPALRDVLSQAGRATGMALLPDPGDGRNGGSDYRDFARRKVPYVRFFGSFFPGYHQPGDTLDHLDPEQVRRMARLALAAAWSLAWQGL; encoded by the coding sequence ATGAAGAGTCTGCTTCCCATCTTCTGTCTGCTTGCCTCAGCCCTTGGAGCGCAGGATCTGGTGGTCCCCGGGCCTGGGGATCGCCCTCCGATGGCCCTGGCCCCCCTGCTGGACGGTGTGGATGCCCGGCGGCTCCGCGCAGAGATCGCTTTCCTGAGCGATCCGCGGCAGGAGGGCAGGGGACTGGGAACCCGTGGGCTGGAGCGGGTGGCGCGGCACCTGGGGCGGGAGATGGCGCGGTTCGGGCTCAGACCTCTGCCGGGACAGCCCTCCTTTGTCCAGGCCGTGCCCCTGACGCGGATCACCGAACTGGGGGGGGGGCTCAGCCTCCCGGGCGGTCGGGTGCTCCACCATGGCGTGGACTGCCTCCTGCCCCAGCGCCTGCCCCTGCGTCTGGAGGGGAGGCTGGTGGACGCCGGCTTGGGGATCCGGGAGCCCGCTCTGGGAAGGGATGACTACAAGGGCTTGGATATCCGGGGGAAGATCGTGCTGATCCGCCCTGGAGTGCCTGAGGGCGAGGCCTGGCGGGCACCGGGCATGAAGGAGAAGTGGGACCCCGCGGATGCCGGTTCCCGGTATGACAGCCGCTTGGCGGTGCTGGAATCCCTGGGGGCCGCTGCCGTGGTGGCGCTGGATCCCGACTTCCCGACCCGGGTGGCCCAAAGGCGGGATCCGGCCTTCTTCCGCCCGGAGGCTGGGGTCGAGATTGCCGAAGAGCCGCCCCTGGTGCTGGCCGCACCTGCCGCCATCCCGGAGGGAAGGGCCAGTCTGGAGATCACCGGACGGGTGCAGCGGGCCGCAAGTCTCAATCTGGTGGGTTGCATCCCGGGCTCGGACCCGGCCCTGAAAGACCAGGCTGTGGTGATCGGGGCCCACATGGACCACCTGGGGCTCCAGGGGGGGCTGCTGCACCCCGGGGCCGACGACAACGCCTCGGGGGTCTCGGCGCTCCTGGAACTCATCCGCGCCTTTGCCGGGTCCGCTGCCCGACCCCGCCGGACCCTTGTCTTCGCCTTCTGGACCGGGGAGGAGGATGGCAAGTTCGGCTCAGGCCACTATGTCCGCCATCCCCTCTGGCCCCTGGCGAAGACCCGGGTCTATCTGAACCTGGACATGATCGGGCACGCCTGGGATCCGGGCGAACTCCGGGCCCTTCTGCAGGAGAAGGCTCCGGAGTTGCTTCCGCGGATCAGGCCCGAGTTTTTCAATGACCCCGGCTATGCCGAGTGGGATCCGGCCCTCAGGGACGTCCTCTCGCAGGCGGGGCGCGCCACCGGGATGGCCCTCCTGCCGGATCCTGGGGACGGCCGGAACGGGGGGAGTGACTACCGGGACTTCGCTCGGCGGAAAGTGCCCTATGTGCGCTTCTTCGGGAGCTTCTTCCCGGGCTATCACCAGCCCGGGGACACCCTGGATCACCTGGATCCGGAGCAGGTCCGGCGCATGGCTCGCTTGGCTCTGGCTGCGGCCTGGAGCCTCGCCTGGCAGGGGCTCTGA
- a CDS encoding 3-oxoacid CoA-transferase subunit B, with protein MEYVANKDNIAKRIARMFHNGDVVNLGIGLPTLVGNYVPEDVTIILQSENGMMGLGPAPAAEDVNWDVVNAGGQPVTCLTGGCYFDSCTSFGIIRGGHVDYTVLGVLEVDQEGNLANYKVPGKMVPGMGGAMDLVCGARVVIAATLHFEPSGASRMKRRCTLPLTAAREVNYVVTDLGLFEVVGDRFHLKEVFAPYTPEFVVESTGADVVVDTDCRVVEL; from the coding sequence ATGGAATACGTTGCCAACAAGGACAATATCGCCAAGCGCATCGCCCGCATGTTCCACAACGGGGACGTGGTCAACCTGGGCATCGGCCTCCCCACGCTGGTGGGCAACTACGTCCCTGAGGACGTGACCATCATCCTCCAGTCCGAGAACGGCATGATGGGCCTCGGTCCCGCTCCCGCCGCCGAGGATGTCAACTGGGATGTGGTGAACGCCGGCGGTCAGCCCGTCACCTGCCTCACCGGTGGCTGCTACTTCGACAGCTGCACCAGCTTCGGCATCATCCGGGGTGGCCACGTGGACTACACCGTCCTGGGCGTACTCGAGGTCGACCAGGAGGGCAACCTGGCCAACTACAAGGTGCCCGGCAAGATGGTGCCCGGCATGGGCGGTGCCATGGACCTGGTCTGCGGTGCCCGCGTGGTGATCGCCGCCACCCTGCACTTCGAGCCCTCCGGTGCCTCCCGCATGAAGCGCCGCTGCACTCTGCCCCTGACCGCCGCCCGCGAGGTGAACTATGTGGTCACCGACCTCGGCCTCTTCGAGGTCGTGGGTGACCGCTTCCACCTCAAGGAAGTCTTCGCCCCCTACACCCCCGAGTTCGTGGTCGAGAGCACCGGCGCCGACGTGGTGGTGGACACCGACTGCCGCGTGGTCGAGCTGTAA
- a CDS encoding CoA transferase subunit A translates to MIEKPIISAAEAAAKVKEGDKVMVGGFMASGSPHSVIEALKAKGTKGLTLICNDCGVHNKAGQITGVGHLVIDKAFSKVIATHIGLNVEIQRQMNAGETEVELVPQGTLAEKIRSFGAGLAGFLTPTGVGTEVQDGKQIITVDGRAYLLEMGIGADVALIKAKKGDKAGNLVYAGNARNFNPMMATAAKLVIAEVEELVEIGEIDPNEVQTPSIFVDCIVKATRLEQ, encoded by the coding sequence GTGATAGAGAAACCCATCATTTCTGCGGCCGAGGCTGCCGCGAAGGTCAAGGAAGGGGATAAGGTCATGGTCGGTGGCTTCATGGCCTCCGGTTCCCCCCACAGTGTCATCGAGGCCCTCAAGGCCAAGGGCACCAAGGGCCTGACCCTGATCTGCAATGACTGTGGTGTGCACAACAAGGCCGGGCAGATCACCGGCGTGGGCCACCTGGTCATCGACAAGGCCTTCAGCAAGGTCATTGCCACCCACATCGGCCTGAATGTCGAGATCCAGCGCCAGATGAACGCCGGGGAGACCGAGGTCGAACTGGTGCCCCAGGGCACCCTGGCCGAGAAGATCCGTTCCTTCGGTGCCGGTCTGGCCGGTTTCCTGACCCCCACCGGTGTGGGCACTGAGGTCCAGGACGGCAAGCAGATCATCACCGTCGACGGCCGCGCCTACCTCCTGGAGATGGGCATCGGGGCCGATGTGGCCCTCATCAAGGCCAAGAAGGGCGACAAGGCCGGTAACCTGGTCTACGCCGGCAATGCCCGCAACTTCAACCCCATGATGGCCACCGCTGCCAAGCTCGTGATCGCAGAGGTCGAGGAGCTGGTGGAGATCGGCGAGATCGACCCCAACGAGGTCCAGACGCCTTCGATCTTCGTGGACTGCATCGTCAAAGCCACGCGGCTGGAACAGTAG